In Bogoriella caseilytica, the genomic window TCCACCGGGGACGTGCACGGCGTCTGGATGGACGCCGGTGACGGTGCTCGCGCTGCCATCGAGGCCTTTGAGCTCTCCGGCGCGGACTACCCGGTCATGACCGGAGAGGACGAGATGAGCTTCCTGCGCAAGTGGGACGAGACCGGTCTGACCGGGCTCGCCCCGGTCTACTCCAACTTCCAGTGGCGCACCCCGCTGCTGGCCCTGGAGATGATCTTCAACGGCGAGGAAGTGCCCAGCGAGTGGGTGCTGCCGCAGGAACCGATCACTGCCGATGACCTCACCGAGCACCTCGAGGCCAACGAGAGTATGCCGGATGGTCACTACGCCCGCTTCGGCGGCGAGGACCTGCCCGGCTATCCCGAGGTCTGGGAGAACCGCTGAGCCTGCGCCTGACGGAGTGTCGCGGGCCCGCTTCATGCGGGCCCGCGACACACCGGCTCGGGCGGCGCGGATCGCCGTGCACCGCCCGGCTGCTCGTTGAGCACCCCCTCGACTGACATCAACGTGAAGGAGTGGCCGTGCGTGTCGGCATCAACACCTGGGTCTGGACCTCGCCGCTGACCGACAGGAACGCGCCGGAACTGCTCACCCGGATCGCCGGGATGGGGTTCGATGCCGTCGAGCTCCCACTGGAGGAGCCGGGACAGCTGAGTTCCGACGTCCTCGGGCCGTGCCTGGTCGCCGCAGGCCTCGCGCCGTACGTGGTCGGCGCCATGGCGCCCGGACGGGATCTCGTCGCCGCCGATCCCGAGGTCATCGCGGGAACGCAGGCCTACCTCATGGCCTGTATCGACCTCGCCGCAGCGATCGGGTCACCCGCCGTGTGTGGGCCTTTCTACGCCTCGACGGGACGCGTGTGGCGGATGACTCCGCAGGAACGGCCGAACGTCTACCGGCAATGGCGTGAGCACCTGCGCCCAGTGGCCGATTACGCCGGTCAGCGCGCGGTGAAGCTCGGTATCGAACCGCTGAACCGCTACGAGACCTCCCTGGTGAACACCGTGGACCAGGCTCTGGAAGGCCTCGATGGACTGCTCGGGCCTGCGGTGGGTCTGGCGCTGGACAGCTACCACCTCAACATCGAGGAGCGCTCAAGTGCCGAGGCGATCCGCCTCGCGGGAGAGCATCTGGTGCACGTGCAGGTCTGCGGCAACGATCGCGGAGCGCCCGGGCACGATCAGACGGACTGGCCGGAGTTCATCGCTGCGCTGAGGGATGTGGGCTACAGCGGCCCGCTGAACATCGAGAGTTTCACCGCCGAGAATGCCTCCATCGCGTCGGCGGCGTCGATCTGGCGGCCGCTTGCTGCCACTCAGGATGCCCTGGCCGAAGACGGGCTGGCGTTCCTGCGGGAACTGACCGGCGACACCACCACCAACTGAAGAGGACTGGATGTGAGCGACCAACCGGCCCTCGGGGTAGCTGTGATCGGCTACTCCTTCATGGGTAAG contains:
- a CDS encoding sugar phosphate isomerase/epimerase family protein — protein: MRVGINTWVWTSPLTDRNAPELLTRIAGMGFDAVELPLEEPGQLSSDVLGPCLVAAGLAPYVVGAMAPGRDLVAADPEVIAGTQAYLMACIDLAAAIGSPAVCGPFYASTGRVWRMTPQERPNVYRQWREHLRPVADYAGQRAVKLGIEPLNRYETSLVNTVDQALEGLDGLLGPAVGLALDSYHLNIEERSSAEAIRLAGEHLVHVQVCGNDRGAPGHDQTDWPEFIAALRDVGYSGPLNIESFTAENASIASAASIWRPLAATQDALAEDGLAFLRELTGDTTTN